A genomic stretch from Setaria viridis chromosome 1, Setaria_viridis_v4.0, whole genome shotgun sequence includes:
- the LOC117861002 gene encoding uncharacterized protein — MGGGGMVFEPHAGAAVGGGDVVFCVAIALLSLLSMIIFVAAAGGEGKPRRSGRASGPVFVGGKGCGCGGCRAGAGVCGTYLS, encoded by the coding sequence atgggcggcggcggcatggtgtTCGAGCCCCAcgccggcgcggccgtcggTGGCGGCGACGTCGTGTTCTGCGTCGCCATCGCGCTCCTGTCGCTCCTCTCCATGATCATCTtcgtggcggccgccgggggCGAAGGGAAGCCGCGGCGAAGTGGGCGCGCCAGCGGGCCGGTGTTCGTCGGCGGGaagggctgcggctgcggcgggtgccgcgcgggcgccggcgtcTGCGGCACCTACCTCTCCTGA
- the LOC117838258 gene encoding uncharacterized protein isoform X1: MMFTEGLDESAISWIKQGTDSPAPAHAPPRSPLAERPPLGQVAAPPPPRSPALHGRACGAGAGAGVGFFSPKGLPPVRTTGSRHSGLLGRHSVLLSAADSDEWEDGEEESVESWGMPEDCLGGNFSETADEACSSDSSLLRRAMDRCGGGWDEEVTSQLSRKGGGGGIVRGQSKEFLRVEVRAAGSFAAGKCSGAQDPVDSSSHGHYFEDDKFQTPSAPPIAGDEDEVMFDAVETAETTGGLERTGLSSVADILAHDAHELPMSSNIHEDGAQMPYVEANLLAQIPSFTINVQNAWQSFVAYDACFRLCLNAWARNCMEAPEFLRDECMVLRSAFGIQNFLLHPKHSSQVDGKQVYDKDGSCTIKGRKLVKQIEIEVKKIRVVPHRPKLRATSSFRNLYMQAGSDYVKQISKVLKSQVTMLTSTSSTSLPEEMFTCTLELQSSCKGHQRDSISPLYLKPGTGESQLFYLESQGDVILVEVQDNNRVVIGRAKIQVSSVTDTQQDEIIRWWPLYLEDQECVGKIQLCMNLSMSSNNSGSEKMLQGGPAVDTIIYDMVLEAAMRAQSFNSKMLHISGSWKWLLDEFSDYYGVSDAYRKLRYLSYIMNVAIPTKDCLELIYELLLPVMKAREDRTLTRQERSIMLDCEDRIKSLLAAVFENYKSLDEHSATGLSDLFGPISDCAAPALAPAVQIFSVLNDILSKEAQDILRSYLQTAAAKRCRRHMIETDEFLSSNNDSLLTDPMAISAAYLKMKTLCINISREIQADIKIHNQNILPSSIDLTNIAASIYSTELCKRLKGFLSSSPPSRPLQHVAELIIATADFERDLDSWQVRPVHGGVVSRELFHDYIMVWIEDTRLHLLDNCKAEKTSCPAVSTISPFVEQMYEQIKESIHEYGVVINRWPQYLMSLESAVADVEREIMKTLEKQYMETLMPLRDGIPKYLEKQVQRLTRRQSIAPYVVPSQLGAFMNTVKRMLDVLHCRVEDILKSWAAYLTITSGNTVFGEQMNSITVMLRKKYKNYLKAIVDKLVSNAQANRNTRLKRILEETREADGESDIRERMQAVRLQLSDSIHNLHEVFSSRIFVAICRGFWDRLGQIVLRFLESRKENRIWYRGSDYALGILDDVFASEMQKLLGNALQDKDLDPPQSVIDARSILC, from the exons ATGATGTTCACGGAGGGCCTCGACGAGTCGGCGATCAGCTGGATCAAGCAGGGCACAGACTCCCCGGCTCCCGCCCATgcgccgccgcggtcgccgcTGGCGGAGCGGCCTCCGCTGgggcaggtggcggcgccgccgccgccgaggagcccCGCTTTGCACGGCAGGGcgtgcggcgcgggcgcgggcgcgggcgtcgGTTTCTTCTCCCCCAAGGGCCTCCCGCCCGTGCGGACCACGGGGTCGCGCCACTCGGGGCTGCTCGGCCGCCACTCCGTGCTCCTCTCGGCGGCGGACTCCGACGAGTgggaggacggggaggaggagagcgtCGAGTCGTGGGGGATGCCCGAGGACTGCCTCGGCGGCAACTTCTCCGAGACGGCCGACGAGGCGTGCTCCAGCGACTCCAGCCTGCTGCGGAGGGCCATGGACCGGTGCGGCGGAGGGTGGGACGAGGAGGTCACGTCGCAGCTGAGcaggaagggcggcggcggcggcatcgtgCGGGGCCAGTCCAAGGAATTCCTGCGAGTGGAGGTGCGCGCGGCGGGCTCGTTCGCAGCAGGGAAATGCTCCGGGGCACAAGATCCGGTGGACTCCAGCTCGCAT GGGCACTATTTTGAGGACGATAAGTTTCAGACACCCAGTGCCCCTCCAATTGCTGGGGACGAGGATGAGGTCATGTTTGATGCAGTAG AAACGGCTGAAACAACCGGAGGCCTTGAGAGGACTGGGCTATCATCAGTAGCAGATATACTGGCACATGATGCTCATGAGCTCCCTATGAG CTCAAACATCCATGAAGATGGTGCTCAGATGCCATATGTCGAGGCTAATTTATTAGCTCAGATACCGAGCTTCACGATTAA TGTCCAAAACGCATGGCAATCATTTGTTGCATACGATGCATGCTTCCGGTTATGTCTGAATGCGTGGGCAAGAAACTGCATGGAGGCTCCAGAATTCCTTCGGGATGAGTGTATGGTGCTGCGAAGTGCCTTTGG GATACAGAACTTTCTGCTTCATCCCAAGCACAGCAGTCAAGTTGATGGGAAACAAGTGTATGATAAGGATGGAAGTTGTACCATAAAGGGAAGAAAGCTTGTTAAACAGATTGAGATCGAAG TAAAAAAGATACGTGTTGTACCTCATAGACCAAAGCTTCGGGCAACATCGTCCTTTAGAAACCTCTACATGCAAGCTGGCAGCGACTATGTCAAACAGATTTCTAAAGTTCTGAAGAGCCAGGTTACGATGTTGACATCCACATCATCTACATCTTTGCCAGAAG AAATGTTCACATGCACGCTAGAATTGCAAAGCTCCTGCAAAGGTCATCAGAGAGATTCCATTTCTCCGCTATATCTGAAACCAGGGACTGGTGAATCTCAACTCTT CTATCTAGAGAGCCAGGGGGATGTTATTCTTGTTGAAGTACAAGACAACAATAGGGTTGTCATAGGCCGTGCAAAAATTCAAGTTTCATCAGTTACTGATACTCAA CAGGATGAAATCATTAGGTGGTGGCCTCTATATCTTGAGGATCAAGAATGTGTTGGCAAAATTCAGCTTTGTATGAACTTATCCATGTCTTCCAACAATTCTGGATCCGAAAAG ATGCTGCAAGGTGGTCCAGCTGTGGATACCATCATATATGACATGGTTTTGGAAGCAGCAATGAGAGCTCAAAGTTTCAATAGCAAAATGCTTCATATCAGTGGTTCATGGAAATGGCTATTGGATGAGTTCTCTGATTACTATGGAGTTTCAGATGCATATAGAAAATTAAG GTACCTGTCTTACATTATGAATGTGGCAATACCAACAAAGGATTGTTTGGAGCTTAtatatgaacttcttcttcCTGTCATGAAAGCAAGGGAAGATAGGACTTTAACAAGACAAGAG AGAAGTATAATGCTAGACTGTGAAGATCGGATTAAGAGTCTCCTTGCAGCTGTGTTTGAAAATTACAAGTCACTGGACGAACATTCTGCTACTGGCTTGTCAGACCTATTTGGCCCCATATCAGATTGTGCAGCACCAGCTTTGGCACCTGCAGTTCAGATATTCAGTGTACTAAATGATATACTCTCCAAAGAAGCACAGGACATACTTAGAAGCTATTTGCAG ACTGCTGCGGCGAAAAGGTGCAGGAGGCATATGATCGAGACAGATGAATTCTTGTCAAGCAATAACGACAGCCTTCTTACAGATCCGATGGCTATATCTGCTGCATACCTCAAAATGAAGACACTATGCATTAACATAAGTCGTGAAATTCAAGCAGACATTAAGATTCACAATCAGAATATACTTCCAAG TTCGATAGATCTGACAAACATAGCAGCATCCATATATAGTACCGAACTCTGCAAACGGTTGAAGGGTTTTCTTTCTTCAAGTCCCCCATCAAGACCACTACAACATGTTGCTGAACTGATAATTGCTACTGCTGATTTTGAGAGAGATCTTGACTCCTGGCAAGTGAG GCCTGTTCATGGGGGTGTTGTTTCAAGAGAGTTATTTCATGACTATATCATGGTGTGGATTGAAGATACTCGGTTGCACTTACTTGATAATTGCAAGGCTGAGAAG ACATCATGCCCTGCAGTGTCAACAATCTCACCATTTGTCGAACAAATGTATGAGCAAATAAAAGAGAGCATACATGAGTATGGAGTGGTTATCAATAGATGGCCTCAATATCTGATGAGTTTAGAGAGT GCTGTTGCTGATGTGGAAAGAGAAATTATGAAGACACTGGAGAAGCAATACATGGAGACTCTGATGCCTCTGAGAGACGGCATACCAAAATATCTTGAGAAGCAGGTTCAAAGACTAACAAGAAGACAATCTATAGCTCCCTATGTTGTGCCAAGTCAG TTAGGAGCATTCATGAACACAGTTAAACGGATGCTAGATGTGTTACACTGCCGAGTTGAAGACATTCTCAAGTCATGGGCAGCATATCTTACCATAACAAGTGGGAACACTGTTTTTGGAGAGCAAATGAACTCCATCACAGTAATGTTGAGGAAGAAGTACAAGAACTACCTGAAGGCGATAGTGGACAAGCTTGTCAGCAAT GCACAAGCTAACCGAAATACGAGGCTCAAGCGAATCCTTGAGGAAACAAGAGAGGCTGATGGTGAAAGTGATATACGAGAGAGGATGCAGGCTGTCCGCCTTCAGCTCTCGGATTCCATCCACAATCTGCACGAGGTCTTCTCCAGCAGAATATTTGTTGCTATCTGCCGAGGTTTCTGGGATAGGTTGGGCCAG ATTGTGTTGAGGTTTCTTGAGAGCAGGAAGGAGAACAGGATTTGGTACCGAGGATCCGATTATGCTCTTGGG ATCCTGGACGATGTCTTTGCATCAGAGATGCAAAAGCTGCTGGGCAACGCCCTCCAGGACAAGGACCTGGATCCACCGCAATCGGTGATCGACGCCCGCTCCATCCTTTGCTAA
- the LOC117838258 gene encoding uncharacterized protein isoform X2, translating to MMFTEGLDESAISWIKQGTDSPAPAHAPPRSPLAERPPLGQVAAPPPPRSPALHGRACGAGAGAGVGFFSPKGLPPVRTTGSRHSGLLGRHSVLLSAADSDEWEDGEEESVESWGMPEDCLGGNFSETADEACSSDSSLLRRAMDRCGGGWDEEVTSQLSRKGGGGGIVRGQSKEFLRVEVRAAGSFAAGKCSGAQDPVDSSSHGHYFEDDKFQTPSAPPIAGDEDEVMFDAVETAETTGGLERTGLSSVADILAHDAHELPMSSNIHEDGAQMPYVEANLLAQIPSFTINVQNAWQSFVAYDACFRLCLNAWARNCMEAPEFLRDECMVLRSAFGIQNFLLHPKHSSQVDGKQVYDKDGSCTIKGRKLVKQIEIEVKKIRVVPHRPKLRATSSFRNLYMQAGSDYVKQISKVLKSQVTMLTSTSSTSLPEEMFTCTLELQSSCKGHQRDSISPLYLKPGTGESQLFYLESQGDVILVEVQDNNRVVIGRAKIQVSSVTDTQDEIIRWWPLYLEDQECVGKIQLCMNLSMSSNNSGSEKMLQGGPAVDTIIYDMVLEAAMRAQSFNSKMLHISGSWKWLLDEFSDYYGVSDAYRKLRYLSYIMNVAIPTKDCLELIYELLLPVMKAREDRTLTRQERSIMLDCEDRIKSLLAAVFENYKSLDEHSATGLSDLFGPISDCAAPALAPAVQIFSVLNDILSKEAQDILRSYLQTAAAKRCRRHMIETDEFLSSNNDSLLTDPMAISAAYLKMKTLCINISREIQADIKIHNQNILPSSIDLTNIAASIYSTELCKRLKGFLSSSPPSRPLQHVAELIIATADFERDLDSWQVRPVHGGVVSRELFHDYIMVWIEDTRLHLLDNCKAEKTSCPAVSTISPFVEQMYEQIKESIHEYGVVINRWPQYLMSLESAVADVEREIMKTLEKQYMETLMPLRDGIPKYLEKQVQRLTRRQSIAPYVVPSQLGAFMNTVKRMLDVLHCRVEDILKSWAAYLTITSGNTVFGEQMNSITVMLRKKYKNYLKAIVDKLVSNAQANRNTRLKRILEETREADGESDIRERMQAVRLQLSDSIHNLHEVFSSRIFVAICRGFWDRLGQIVLRFLESRKENRIWYRGSDYALGILDDVFASEMQKLLGNALQDKDLDPPQSVIDARSILC from the exons ATGATGTTCACGGAGGGCCTCGACGAGTCGGCGATCAGCTGGATCAAGCAGGGCACAGACTCCCCGGCTCCCGCCCATgcgccgccgcggtcgccgcTGGCGGAGCGGCCTCCGCTGgggcaggtggcggcgccgccgccgccgaggagcccCGCTTTGCACGGCAGGGcgtgcggcgcgggcgcgggcgcgggcgtcgGTTTCTTCTCCCCCAAGGGCCTCCCGCCCGTGCGGACCACGGGGTCGCGCCACTCGGGGCTGCTCGGCCGCCACTCCGTGCTCCTCTCGGCGGCGGACTCCGACGAGTgggaggacggggaggaggagagcgtCGAGTCGTGGGGGATGCCCGAGGACTGCCTCGGCGGCAACTTCTCCGAGACGGCCGACGAGGCGTGCTCCAGCGACTCCAGCCTGCTGCGGAGGGCCATGGACCGGTGCGGCGGAGGGTGGGACGAGGAGGTCACGTCGCAGCTGAGcaggaagggcggcggcggcggcatcgtgCGGGGCCAGTCCAAGGAATTCCTGCGAGTGGAGGTGCGCGCGGCGGGCTCGTTCGCAGCAGGGAAATGCTCCGGGGCACAAGATCCGGTGGACTCCAGCTCGCAT GGGCACTATTTTGAGGACGATAAGTTTCAGACACCCAGTGCCCCTCCAATTGCTGGGGACGAGGATGAGGTCATGTTTGATGCAGTAG AAACGGCTGAAACAACCGGAGGCCTTGAGAGGACTGGGCTATCATCAGTAGCAGATATACTGGCACATGATGCTCATGAGCTCCCTATGAG CTCAAACATCCATGAAGATGGTGCTCAGATGCCATATGTCGAGGCTAATTTATTAGCTCAGATACCGAGCTTCACGATTAA TGTCCAAAACGCATGGCAATCATTTGTTGCATACGATGCATGCTTCCGGTTATGTCTGAATGCGTGGGCAAGAAACTGCATGGAGGCTCCAGAATTCCTTCGGGATGAGTGTATGGTGCTGCGAAGTGCCTTTGG GATACAGAACTTTCTGCTTCATCCCAAGCACAGCAGTCAAGTTGATGGGAAACAAGTGTATGATAAGGATGGAAGTTGTACCATAAAGGGAAGAAAGCTTGTTAAACAGATTGAGATCGAAG TAAAAAAGATACGTGTTGTACCTCATAGACCAAAGCTTCGGGCAACATCGTCCTTTAGAAACCTCTACATGCAAGCTGGCAGCGACTATGTCAAACAGATTTCTAAAGTTCTGAAGAGCCAGGTTACGATGTTGACATCCACATCATCTACATCTTTGCCAGAAG AAATGTTCACATGCACGCTAGAATTGCAAAGCTCCTGCAAAGGTCATCAGAGAGATTCCATTTCTCCGCTATATCTGAAACCAGGGACTGGTGAATCTCAACTCTT CTATCTAGAGAGCCAGGGGGATGTTATTCTTGTTGAAGTACAAGACAACAATAGGGTTGTCATAGGCCGTGCAAAAATTCAAGTTTCATCAGTTACTGATACTCAA GATGAAATCATTAGGTGGTGGCCTCTATATCTTGAGGATCAAGAATGTGTTGGCAAAATTCAGCTTTGTATGAACTTATCCATGTCTTCCAACAATTCTGGATCCGAAAAG ATGCTGCAAGGTGGTCCAGCTGTGGATACCATCATATATGACATGGTTTTGGAAGCAGCAATGAGAGCTCAAAGTTTCAATAGCAAAATGCTTCATATCAGTGGTTCATGGAAATGGCTATTGGATGAGTTCTCTGATTACTATGGAGTTTCAGATGCATATAGAAAATTAAG GTACCTGTCTTACATTATGAATGTGGCAATACCAACAAAGGATTGTTTGGAGCTTAtatatgaacttcttcttcCTGTCATGAAAGCAAGGGAAGATAGGACTTTAACAAGACAAGAG AGAAGTATAATGCTAGACTGTGAAGATCGGATTAAGAGTCTCCTTGCAGCTGTGTTTGAAAATTACAAGTCACTGGACGAACATTCTGCTACTGGCTTGTCAGACCTATTTGGCCCCATATCAGATTGTGCAGCACCAGCTTTGGCACCTGCAGTTCAGATATTCAGTGTACTAAATGATATACTCTCCAAAGAAGCACAGGACATACTTAGAAGCTATTTGCAG ACTGCTGCGGCGAAAAGGTGCAGGAGGCATATGATCGAGACAGATGAATTCTTGTCAAGCAATAACGACAGCCTTCTTACAGATCCGATGGCTATATCTGCTGCATACCTCAAAATGAAGACACTATGCATTAACATAAGTCGTGAAATTCAAGCAGACATTAAGATTCACAATCAGAATATACTTCCAAG TTCGATAGATCTGACAAACATAGCAGCATCCATATATAGTACCGAACTCTGCAAACGGTTGAAGGGTTTTCTTTCTTCAAGTCCCCCATCAAGACCACTACAACATGTTGCTGAACTGATAATTGCTACTGCTGATTTTGAGAGAGATCTTGACTCCTGGCAAGTGAG GCCTGTTCATGGGGGTGTTGTTTCAAGAGAGTTATTTCATGACTATATCATGGTGTGGATTGAAGATACTCGGTTGCACTTACTTGATAATTGCAAGGCTGAGAAG ACATCATGCCCTGCAGTGTCAACAATCTCACCATTTGTCGAACAAATGTATGAGCAAATAAAAGAGAGCATACATGAGTATGGAGTGGTTATCAATAGATGGCCTCAATATCTGATGAGTTTAGAGAGT GCTGTTGCTGATGTGGAAAGAGAAATTATGAAGACACTGGAGAAGCAATACATGGAGACTCTGATGCCTCTGAGAGACGGCATACCAAAATATCTTGAGAAGCAGGTTCAAAGACTAACAAGAAGACAATCTATAGCTCCCTATGTTGTGCCAAGTCAG TTAGGAGCATTCATGAACACAGTTAAACGGATGCTAGATGTGTTACACTGCCGAGTTGAAGACATTCTCAAGTCATGGGCAGCATATCTTACCATAACAAGTGGGAACACTGTTTTTGGAGAGCAAATGAACTCCATCACAGTAATGTTGAGGAAGAAGTACAAGAACTACCTGAAGGCGATAGTGGACAAGCTTGTCAGCAAT GCACAAGCTAACCGAAATACGAGGCTCAAGCGAATCCTTGAGGAAACAAGAGAGGCTGATGGTGAAAGTGATATACGAGAGAGGATGCAGGCTGTCCGCCTTCAGCTCTCGGATTCCATCCACAATCTGCACGAGGTCTTCTCCAGCAGAATATTTGTTGCTATCTGCCGAGGTTTCTGGGATAGGTTGGGCCAG ATTGTGTTGAGGTTTCTTGAGAGCAGGAAGGAGAACAGGATTTGGTACCGAGGATCCGATTATGCTCTTGGG ATCCTGGACGATGTCTTTGCATCAGAGATGCAAAAGCTGCTGGGCAACGCCCTCCAGGACAAGGACCTGGATCCACCGCAATCGGTGATCGACGCCCGCTCCATCCTTTGCTAA
- the LOC117848680 gene encoding pentatricopeptide repeat-containing protein At4g14850, with protein sequence MRRAAAPLATEPQLLAAAVEEAIASRSPRLGRAAHARALRLLAPAIPPFICAHLVNLYSKLDLPGPAAAALASDPSPTVVSYTAFISGAAQHGRPATALSAFAAMLRLGLRPNDFTFPSAFKAAASAPSWSTIGPQVHALALRFGYLPDDPFVACAALDMCFKTDRLALARRLFEEMPNRNVVAWNAVMTNAVLDGRPLETVEAYFGLRKAGGMPNVVSVCAFFNACAGATYLSLGEQFHGFVVKCGFEMDVSVSNSMVDFYGKCRCVGKAKAVFDGMRVRNSVSWCCMVVAYAQNGGEEEAFSLYLGARRAGEEPTDFMVSSVLTTCAGLLGLDLGRALHAVAVRSCIDANIFVASALVDMYGKCGDIENAEQVFFEMPQRNLVTWNAMVGGYAHIGDARNALAVFDGMMKCGETAPNYITLVNVLTACSRGGLTKEGYELFKTMHERFGIKPRIEHYACVVDLLGRAGMEEQAYEIIQGMPMRPSISVWGALLGACKMHGKTELGKIAAEKLFELDPQDSGNHVLLYNMFASASRWAEATDVRKEMKNVGIKKDPGRSWITWKNAVHVFHAKDTKHEMNNEIQALLAKLKSQMQAAGYMPDTQYALYDLEEEEKESEVFQHSEKLALAFGLICIPPGVPIRIMKNLRICVDCHRAFKFISAIVGREIIVRDNNRFHHFKNYECSCKDYW encoded by the exons ATGCGCCGCGCCGCAGCGCCGCTGGCGACCGAGCCGCagctcctggcggcggcggtcgaggAGGCGATCGCCTCCCGCTCGCCGCGCCTCGGCCGCGCTGCGCACGCGCGCGCTCTCAGGCTGCTCGCCCCGGCCATCCCGCCCTTCATCTGCGCCCACCTCGTCAACCTCTATTCcaagctcgacctcccggggcccgccgccgccgcgctggcctCCGACCCGAGCCCCACCGTCGTGTCGTACACGGCGTTCATCTCTGGCGCGGCGCAGCACGGGCGCCCGGCCACGGCGCTCTCGGCCTTCGCGGCCATGCTCCGGCTCGGCCTCCGCCCCAACGACTTTACCTTCCCCTCCGCATTCAAggccgccgcgtccgcgccgTCGTGGTCCACCATCGGGCCCCAGGTTCACGCCCTCGCGCTCAGGTTCGGGTACCTCCCCGACGACCCATTCGTCGCGTGCGCGGCGCTGGACATGTGCTTCAAGACTGACCGCCTCGCGCTGGCACGCCGCCTGTTTGAGGAAATGCCCAACAGGAATGTGGTCGCCTGGAACGCTGTGATGACCAACGCGGTGCTTGATGGACGGCCCCTTGAGACAGTGGAGGCGTACTTTGGGCTCCGGAAGGCTGGTGGGATGCCGAATGTGGTCTCAGTCTGTGCGTTCTTCAATGCATGTGCTGGGGCGACATACCTATCCCTTGGGGAGCAGTTCCATGGATTCGTGGTGAAGTGCGGGTTTGAGATGGATGTCTCCGTCTCCAATTCTATGGTTGATTTTTATGGGAAGTGTCGATGCGTCGGGAAGGCCAAGGCGGTGTTTGATGGGATGAGAGTTCGGAATAGCGTGTCCTGGTGTTGTATGGTTGTTGCATATGCGCAGAAtggtggagaggaggaagcTTTCTCACTCTATCTTGGTGCAAGGAGAGCTGGGGAAGAGCCAACGGATTTCATGGTTTCCAGTGTGCTTACCACGTGCGCAGGACTGCTAGGCCTTGACCTTGGGCGTGCTCTGCATGCAGTTGCTGTCCGCTCTTGCATTGATGCAAACATTTTTGTTGCAAGTGCGTTGGTTGACATGTATGGGAAGTGTGGGGATATTGAAAATGCTGAACAGGTCTTTTTTGAGATGCCACAGAGGAATCTTGTTACATGGAATGCAATGGTAGGAGGTTATGCACACATTGGTGATGCTCGGAATGCACTTGCAGTGTTTGATGGTATGATGAAGTGTGGAGAAACAGCACCTAATTATATCACACTTGTCAATGTGCTCACAGCATGCAGCAGGGGAGGTTTGACAAAGGAAGGGTATGAGCTGTTCAAGACAATGCATGAGAGGTTCGGGATTAAGCCGCGCATTGAGCATTATGCTTGTGTGGTGGACTTGCTTGGTCGTGCAGGAATGGAAGAGCAAGCTTATGAGATCATACAGGGGATGCCGATGAGGCCGTCCATTTCTGTCTGGGGAGCGCTACTTGGGGCATGCAAGATGCATGGCAAAACAGAGCTAGGAAAGATTGCTGCTGAGAAGTTGTTTGAACTTGATCCTCAGGACTCCGGCAATCATGTTTTGCTCTATAACATGTTTGCATCTGCCAGCAG GTGGGCAGAAGCAACAGATGTGAGAAAGGAGATGAAAAATGTTGGAATCAAGAAAGACCCGGGGCGCAGTTGGATCACCTGGAAAAATGCTGTACATGTTTTCCACGCTAAGGACACAAAACATGAGATGAATAATGAGATCCAGGCGTTACTGGCCAAGCTCAAAAGTCAAATGCAAGCTGCTGGGTACATGCCAGACACACAATATGCTCTCTACGAtcttgaggaagaagagaaagaatcAGAGGTGTTTCAACACAGTGAAAAGCTTGCTCTGGCTTTTGGATTGATCTGCATACCACCTGGTGTACCTATAAGGATCATGAAGAATTTGCGAATTTGTGTAGATTGTCACCGAGCTTTTAAATTCATATCTGCTATTGTTGGTAGAGAGATAATTGTGCGAGATAACAATAGGTTTCATCACTTCAAAAATTATGAGTGCTCATGCAAGGACTATTGGTGA